The Geotalea uraniireducens Rf4 genome window below encodes:
- the sucC gene encoding ADP-forming succinate--CoA ligase subunit beta, with product MNIHEYQAKAILREFGVPVPDGHVCYNGASAREWAKRLGEGPWVVKAQIHAGGRGKGGGVKLARTADEVRKIARDMLGMTLRTHQTGPEGKVVTRVLVENGCNIANELYVSLVVDRGSSRVTVMASTEGGMDIEEVAAQTPEKIFTETVDPLVGLTAFQCRKIAFSLGLGGKLVNKAVSVLQGLYKTFIACDCSMLEINPLVITAEDELLALDAKFGFDDNAVFRHPKLGDMRDYDEEDPNEVEASQHDLSYISLTGNIGCLVNGAGLAMATMDIIKHYGGDPANFLDVGGGATIERVTEAFKIILSDKNVQGILVNIFGGIMKCDIIATGVVEAAKQVSLNVPLVVRLEGTNVARGKEILAESGLNIVAADGMADAAQKIVQAVVAC from the coding sequence ATGAACATTCACGAGTACCAGGCAAAAGCAATTTTGAGAGAGTTTGGTGTCCCAGTTCCCGACGGGCACGTCTGTTACAACGGCGCCAGCGCCCGCGAATGGGCCAAGCGCCTGGGCGAAGGTCCCTGGGTGGTCAAGGCCCAGATCCACGCCGGCGGACGCGGCAAGGGGGGCGGCGTCAAACTGGCCCGTACTGCCGACGAAGTGCGCAAAATAGCCCGAGACATGCTCGGCATGACCCTGCGTACCCACCAGACCGGCCCCGAAGGAAAGGTCGTCACCCGGGTGCTGGTGGAAAACGGCTGCAACATCGCCAATGAACTGTACGTCAGCCTGGTGGTCGACCGTGGCAGCTCCAGGGTAACCGTCATGGCCTCCACCGAAGGCGGCATGGACATCGAAGAAGTTGCCGCCCAAACCCCCGAGAAGATCTTCACCGAAACAGTAGATCCCCTGGTCGGCCTGACCGCATTCCAATGCCGCAAGATCGCCTTCAGCCTGGGACTGGGCGGAAAACTGGTGAACAAGGCCGTCTCAGTGCTTCAAGGTCTCTACAAGACCTTTATCGCCTGCGACTGCTCCATGCTGGAGATCAACCCCCTGGTGATCACCGCCGAGGACGAGCTGCTCGCACTGGACGCCAAATTCGGATTCGACGACAACGCCGTATTCCGTCACCCCAAGCTCGGCGACATGCGAGACTACGACGAAGAAGACCCCAACGAAGTCGAAGCCTCACAGCATGACCTCTCCTACATCTCCCTCACCGGCAACATCGGTTGCCTGGTCAACGGCGCCGGCCTGGCCATGGCCACCATGGACATCATCAAGCATTACGGCGGCGATCCGGCCAACTTTCTCGACGTCGGGGGCGGAGCCACCATCGAGCGCGTCACCGAAGCCTTCAAGATCATCCTCTCCGACAAAAACGTGCAAGGGATACTGGTCAACATCTTCGGCGGCATCATGAAATGCGACATCATCGCCACCGGCGTCGTCGAAGCCGCCAAGCAGGTTTCCCTCAACGTACCGCTGGTGGTACGATTGGAAGGAACCAACGTAGCCAGGGGCAAGGAGATCCTGGCAGAAAGCGGTCTCAACATCGTTGCCGCCGACGGCATGGCCGACGCAGCCCAAAAAATCGTCCAGGCCGTGGTAGCCTGCTAA